From Xiphophorus couchianus chromosome 23, X_couchianus-1.0, whole genome shotgun sequence, one genomic window encodes:
- the LOC114139705 gene encoding calcium/calmodulin-dependent protein kinase type II subunit beta-like produces the protein MGKEQSKLTQEGYVVSKKTESGITATKDDDAYFIKMIHLTELPRQALAALMSEIEVLRQTNHPHLTNIRNSFKDENQNIYYIILKECQGGSLADVVGKNPEELPQESEVLSWIVEICMALKVIHEANLLHKDLMPKNILLSEFGLVHLGGFGNIHESSKGQSATNSNPTINYLAPEVFTGGTYDGKSDIWSLGCILYELCTKQKAFSAETTIKLMPKIISGVYQSLPSHFSFELCDLLSDLLKKEPEERPTASEILLRPIIIRCLRTKCQTTVEDLQMKLEKLRALADGLERVHEGTTIGSLTGGVIGAVGGITSIVGLILAPFTLGVSLIVTGVGVGVGAVGGVTAGASNITKMVNQSSDRKAVRSIIKEIEQKISAVVTWLLEINSGMQAIKNQCPQAPGTFTEENLTSVGTRVGKGLGGIAELVRLVRVANIGKLAAQTCRVVRLAEVATGVLSGLFVAVDIFFIALDAKEIQHIKEAREAEKRIEPPSASESETGDSMSVSDQATLLSSSLMQESDNGESDLVAEEVSSPPTETKSEIMKFVKSVRKAANNLEQVLGELATIISSIPLFQEDNDLEWQNMEFK, from the exons ATGGGGAAGGAACAAAGTAAACTGACACAGGAAGGCTACGTGGTatcaaaaaaaactgaaagtggcATCACTGCTACAAAAGATGACGACGCATATTTTATAAAGATGATTCATCTGACAGAG CTTCCCAGACAGGCTCTTGCTGCACTGATGTCAGAGATTGAAGTTCTTCGGCAAACAAACCACCCTCATCTTACAAATATAAGAAACTCATTTAAAG atgaaaatcaaaacatctaCTACATAATACTGAAGGAGTGCCAGGGTGGGAGTCTTGCTGATGTTGTTGGTAAGAATCCAGAAGAGTTGCCACAAGAGAGTGAG GTACTAAGCTGGATTGTTGAGATCTGTATGGCTCTCAAAGTCATTCATGAGGCGAATTTGCTTCACAAAGATCTGATGCCAAAG AACATATTGTTGTCAGAATTTGGATTGGTGCATTTGGGTGGATTTGGAAATATTCATGAAAG TTCAAAAGGCCAGAGTGCCACAAACTCAAATCCAACAATAAATTACCTAGCTCCTGAAGTCTTCACGGGGGGAACTTATGATGGAAaaag tgACATCTGGTCGCTGGGATGCATACTGTATGAGCTCTGCACGAAACAGAAAGCA ttcTCTGCAGAGACTACAATCAAGCTCATGCCTAAGATAATTAGTGGTGTTTACCAGTCTCTTCCAAGCCATTTTTCATTTGAGCTTTGTGATCTCTTGAGTGACCTTCTGAAAAAAGAGCCTGAAGAAAGACCAACAGCCAGTGAGATCCTGCTGCGCCCTATCATCATCAGGTGTCTTAGAACCAAG tgCCAAACAACTGTGGAGGATCTTCAGATGAAGCTGGAGAAGCTGAGAGCTCTGGCAGATGGTCTGGAGCGTGTTCATGAAGGCACTACCATCGGCAGCCTGACAGGAGGAGTGATTGGAGCCGTGGGAGGAATTACATCCATAGTGGGGCTTATTCTGGCACCCTTCACTTTAGGAGTGTCACTTATTGTCACTGGAGTTGGTGTGGGGGTGGGTGCTGTTGGTGGGGTCACTGCTGGTGCCTCAAACATCACAAAAATGGTCAACCAGTCTTCTGATCGTAAAGCAGTTCGCAGTATCATTAAAGAAATAGAACAGAAAATTAGTGCAGTGGTGACATGGCTCTTGGAGATTAACAGTGGTATGCAGGCCATCAAAAACCAGTGTCCACAAGCACCTGGGACGTTTACAGAGGAAAACCTGACGAGTGTTGGCACTAGGGTTGGAAAAGGGCTTGGAGGCATTGCTGAACTGGTCCGGTTGGTTAGAGTGGCTAACATTGGCAAGCTTGCTGCACAAACATGCAGGGTAGTGCGTTTGGCAGAAGTGGCAACAGGTGTgctgtctggtttgtttgtaGCTGTGGATATTTTCTTCATTGCTTTGGATGCAAAAGAGATTCAGCACATTAAGGAAGCCAGAGAAGCAGAGAAGCGAATTGAACCTCCTTCTGCCTCCGAGTCTGAAACTGGAGACTCAATGTCAGTCTCTGATCAGGCAACACTGTTGTCAAGCTCACTGATGCAAGAGTCTGACAACGGTGAAAGTGACCTAGTGGCAGAGGAAGTGTCTTCTCCACCAACTGAAACCAAATCTGAGATCATGAAATTTGTCAAATCAGTCAGGAAGGCAGCAAACAACCTGGAGCAAGTCCTGGGTGAGTTAGCCACTATCATTTCATCTATCCCTTTGTTTCAGGAAGATAATGATCTGGAATGGCAGAATATGGAATTCAAATAA